Part of the Pieris brassicae chromosome 5, ilPieBrab1.1, whole genome shotgun sequence genome is shown below.
ttattttatatctatataatattaaagattattatattttgtggaACTATGTTTGTTTATATCTCCATAACAATTATCTCAAGCACATTAATTAGTTCTCATGCGCATACACTACGATTATCTTGAATCCGTGCCAGGTTTGTATACCTACTTATAGTTAAgtgtttcataaatataaaatggttACTTTAGTATTACAGGAAGTTATGTAATTGACATTTTAAACTTCATATTGATTCATGTCAAAAATCTAGAtccaaatttttatatgttaaatttttggtgttaaTTGCAGTTGTTTTGTCCTAGGAAGTTCTAAACGCGTCACCCACGTCATAAGTCTAGGGATCTAAGGGTAGGATATAATGAAGCAGTACTCCACATTCAGCGGTCATTTGTTCTCTAGcacatattcaatattttcataaatatgtgATAGTTGTacgtattttatacatttactaaCGAACGaagacaaattatttttgcttATTGTTGCTGGTTTCCTGACCCCCTTTTATTGACAAACGCCACTTATTACTTTCTCTTCTCTTGGGCaatcataattttttgtacattaattttatttaatacgtaTTGatcgaaaaataatgtaaatgtgtagagttatttattgacttatttttattccaacTGAATTAAAAGAggcaaagaaaaaaatgaataaaaaacattacaagGAGTAGCAaaacctattttatttatacaaataattttacatattatttattatataacaattatttacacgATAAATTCTAAACTCCTATACACATAGCTGTCCGTAggttctaaataattaaataaatataattagggTAACATTGATACTACATATTGCCATCATAAAAAAGATTGAACaagttgatttaaatattaatatcaatctTTTTCATTACATGTCATTTCCTTGTTCAGATCACGCACATATACAACaccttaatatataaatccaTTACAAACAACAACTTCCATATATAGGTCCATAGTAATTACACAATAAGTTATTAAACAGGTAATTTatcgttggttttttcttgtAACGGTATTTCTTCAGGCGTTGTGCCATTAGTGGTAGGTGTACGGTCATTTGGTCGGGGTGCCGAACCAAACCTCTTTTTGATAGAAGTCCAATTCTTCTTAATCGCTATTACGGCTACAACAACAATCATACTAGCAATAACAATACCTATTACGCTTCGGTCAACACCACCGCCAGTCTTTGGTACTTCCGCAGTTTTCGCACCTATTTTCACTTCTGTCTCTTCTTCATGCGTGTCCTTTGGTGCTTCGACAAGAGTGTTAAGGGTTTTATGACTAATTGGTGCTTCATTAACAGCAGCACGTAGAGAAAACTCGGTCGTGGTTGAACTATTTTCCGGTATTTTGGTGGTAGTTAGCACCGTAGTTGTGTCTGCTGTCGTTGTTTCTTTAGCGCCCTTGTTTAGGTTTGCTTCTTCGTTGTTATCAAAAGATATCAATCCTGGTAATGCTGCACCAAATAGGTCGCTCATATCAGGACAGTCGTAACTCTGTTTTTTACATGATTCTGTACAAATAGTCTCCAAAGACGACTTAAAAGATCCACATAGATCTTCAAGAAGGTCTGATGTTGTGGTGGGAAGCGTAACCTTCCGTAGGGATGTAAGTGACGAAAATAGCTGTGGTGTTAAAATCTGTaacgtaaatatatatctattatacCTGATTGAGCACACTtccaatattttacaattttcgaACTTTTGTGCCAATGCCAATACAAATTAGAATAAGATATACCTATAAgtgttatgtattataattataaatagtcaTAGTCATAGTCTGATAAAAACACTGAATTTGAGTTAGAATTATTTTCCTTCCTTCTTTCTACATCATTTCTTTATAAAGtctatattactatattacatatatatttgaacataTAAAATGGAGAAAACGTACCGTGCGTATatcatttcctcctaaatcgAGCTCttccaatttatttaaagaaatactgttttttaaatcttgaGGATATTCAATTAAACGGTTGCCTGCTAgctttaatgttattaattcaGGTAGCTCACTGATTGACTGAAATATAAAAGTCAGTTAAGAAAAGATCACAACGATCCATAATAATATGATAGAACAATAGTACAATTATACATACACCTGCTGCTAACTCCATTATGGAGTTATCATtggcat
Proteins encoded:
- the LOC123709983 gene encoding podocan-like protein 1 isoform X1, with translation MELKFIWFFFVASCFVQVLVAQENDVTEIPSEIEARIEDVIEGSGNAGIEEKHDTTEVPIIPQIEPIIASVGTEDEEEMRKNESPTLIGQDEQESNSISGGVNLEKNVLSQPNLPIIDEEKQEENSSQEISCPKPCLCSIEGEENNLVVNCAGYSLTEFPSPIDTRTTTLNLNNNKLTEIPRDISSLKNLKILNANDNSIMELAAGSISELPELITLKLAGNRLIEYPQDLKNSISLNKLEELDLGGNDIRTILTPQLFSSLTSLRKVTLPTTTSDLLEDLCGSFKSSLETICTESCKKQSYDCPDMSDLFGAALPGLISFDNNEEANLNKGAKETTTADTTTVLTTTKIPENSSTTTEFSLRAAVNEAPISHKTLNTLVEAPKDTHEEETEVKIGAKTAEVPKTGGGVDRSVIGIVIASMIVVVAVIAIKKNWTSIKKRFGSAPRPNDRTPTTNGTTPEEIPLQEKTNDKLPV
- the LOC123709983 gene encoding podocan-like protein 1 isoform X2, whose product is MRKNESPTLIGQDEQESNSISGGVNLEKNVLSQPNLPIIDEEKQEENSSQEISCPKPCLCSIEGEENNLVVNCAGYSLTEFPSPIDTRTTTLNLNNNKLTEIPRDISSLKNLKILNANDNSIMELAAGSISELPELITLKLAGNRLIEYPQDLKNSISLNKLEELDLGGNDIRTILTPQLFSSLTSLRKVTLPTTTSDLLEDLCGSFKSSLETICTESCKKQSYDCPDMSDLFGAALPGLISFDNNEEANLNKGAKETTTADTTTVLTTTKIPENSSTTTEFSLRAAVNEAPISHKTLNTLVEAPKDTHEEETEVKIGAKTAEVPKTGGGVDRSVIGIVIASMIVVVAVIAIKKNWTSIKKRFGSAPRPNDRTPTTNGTTPEEIPLQEKTNDKLPV